Proteins encoded together in one Diabrotica undecimpunctata isolate CICGRU chromosome 3, icDiaUnde3, whole genome shotgun sequence window:
- the LOC140435752 gene encoding uncharacterized protein, with product MVCCASAAGQSVPLMIIFKKKCSQKELSLGALPSNIVTISDTGYISSDLFVTWLDHFVEIVKPNPKDPVLLLLDDHSTHSKNLKALQIAGDNTVRLLQLSSHTTHILQPLDVGFFRALQNVYGQCIKKMVKK from the coding sequence ATGGTTTGTTGCGCTAGTGCAGCAGGGCAGTCTGTACCGCTCAtgataatttttaagaaaaaatgttcACAAAAGGAACTTTCATTAGGTGCTCTGCCTAGCAATATTGTTACTATTAGCGATACTGGATATATCAGTAGCGATCTTTTTGTGACATGGCTTGATCATTTCGTTGAAATAGTTAAGCCAAACCCTAAGGACcctgttttgttattgttggaCGACCACAGCACACATAGTAAAAACCTAAAAGCTCTACAAATTGCTGGAGATAATACAGTTAGATTATTGCAGTTGTCAAGTCACACCACACACATACTTCAACCGTTGGATGTTGGATTCTTCAGAGCCTTACAAAACGTTTATGgacaatgcattaaaaaaatggtTAAGAAATAA